The genomic interval TGTTCAGTGTCGATGAGAAGCCCCAGGTCCAAGCGCTGGAGCGCAAGCAAACAGTTCTACCGACGGGGCCCAAGTTCGTAGAGGGGCGCTCCCATCAGTACAAGCGGAACGGAACAATCGATCTGTTCGCCGCCCTCGAGATCCTCACGGGGGAAGTGGTAACGGAGTTCCACCACCGTCACCGGCATCAAGAGTTTCTGGCATTCCTGAGCACCCTGGACCGAAGAGCCGCCCCCGAGTTCGAGGTGCACGTAATCCTCGATAACCTCAGCGCGCACATGACCGCCGAGGTGGATCGGTGGCTGCGAGGTCACCCCCGATTCCACCTTCACTTCACGCCGACGCACTCGTCCTGGCTGAACGCTGTCGAGGGATGGTTTTCCAAGCTCACGAACAAGGGCCTGAAGCGGGGGAGCTTCCGAAGTGTTCCCGAGCTTCAGAAGGCGATCCGGGGGTACGTGGAGAGCCACAACTCGGCGTCGATCCCGTTCGTGTGGACCAAGTCCACCGATGAGATCCTACGCAAGATCTCCAAAATACGGCATCTGGCTGTTACAGCCCACTAGGAGGCCCACTTCACATGCCGGGAGGGCGCTCGATCAGGACCAGTTCGTGCTTAGCGAACAACGCACCAAGGCGAGCAGGATCGGGAACGACGCCGGGTTTGGAGAACATCCGGTCGAACTCAATGAAGAACTTCTCCTGCAGGTCCGCCGGGTGGAAGACTATGAACGCCCGCCCCTGCGAATCGCCGACATTCTTGAGACCGTGAGCCCCTCGCGACGCGACGTGGTGCACGTCGCCTGGACCCGCCCGGGCAGCCTCCTTTCCCTTGATGCCCTTGGAATAGAACTCAAACGTACCCTCCCGAATCATGATGGATTCCTGAGCGGGATGAGTGTGGAGGAACTGCGGACCGCCTCCGGGCGGGAAGATGTGCTCCATGATCGAGTACGATCCACCGGTCTCGTCGCCGGCGACTCGTACATACATGGTCACTCCCAGAACGGTCAGCGGACCGCGGCCAACGGGCGCGTGCGGGGACTTAGTACCGGTCGACACGAAACTGCGTACCCCCGGTTGGGAGTATAGACTTTCCGAAGCCCACGCGCCGGACCTCGGTCGGCCGCCCCGGCGCCGAGCCGTAGGCACCCCTAGTTCTTCGGGGCGTGGAACGATCCCGGGGCCTTCGCCTTGCGAGCAGCGTCCTCTTCGGCCACCCAACGGTTCGCCTGGACAATCCGACCGAGCTTCTCGACAAAGCCCTCGAGTTGATCGCCGCGAATGCCCACGACCATCTTGTCGAACCCGAGGTCGGTGTAGATCCGCGACCCGGTGCAGCCGAGGGAGATGGCGACCGGCGCTCCCGCGTTGAGTACCGGCATGATCGAGCACATCGGGCGACTGAGCATGGGCACCTGCTTCGCATCCGACCCCGACTCCGCCGCTTCGGCGACCAACATGGCTGCGGTGGGTGGAGCGAAGAGCAGCACACCCGTCGGAGGAAACGGAAGTGAG from Thermoplasmata archaeon carries:
- a CDS encoding IS630 family transposase yields the protein FSVDEKPQVQALERKQTVLPTGPKFVEGRSHQYKRNGTIDLFAALEILTGEVVTEFHHRHRHQEFLAFLSTLDRRAAPEFEVHVILDNLSAHMTAEVDRWLRGHPRFHLHFTPTHSSWLNAVEGWFSKLTNKGLKRGSFRSVPELQKAIRGYVESHNSASIPFVWTKSTDEILRKISKIRHLAVTAH
- a CDS encoding cupin domain-containing protein, coding for MSTGTKSPHAPVGRGPLTVLGVTMYVRVAGDETGGSYSIMEHIFPPGGGPQFLHTHPAQESIMIREGTFEFYSKGIKGKEAARAGPGDVHHVASRGAHGLKNVGDSQGRAFIVFHPADLQEKFFIEFDRMFSKPGVVPDPARLGALFAKHELVLIERPPGM